A genomic region of Chryseobacterium sp. KACC 21268 contains the following coding sequences:
- the rplS gene encoding 50S ribosomal protein L19: MDLVKYVQDKYITKKEFPEFKAGDTITVYYEIKEGAKTRTQFFKGTVIQLRGTGLTKTFTIRKMSGDVGVERVFPINMPALQKIEVNRQGRVRRARIYYFRDLRGKKARIKDKSYGGKK; this comes from the coding sequence ATGGATTTAGTAAAATACGTACAAGATAAGTACATTACGAAAAAAGAATTCCCAGAATTCAAAGCCGGTGACACCATCACTGTGTATTACGAGATTAAAGAGGGTGCTAAAACAAGAACTCAGTTCTTCAAAGGTACTGTAATCCAATTGAGAGGAACTGGTCTTACTAAGACTTTCACTATCAGAAAAATGTCTGGTGATGTTGGTGTAGAGAGAGTTTTCCCTATCAATATGCCTGCCCTTCAAAAAATCGAAGTTAACAGACAAGGTAGAGTTAGAAGAGCTAGAATCTACTACTTCAGAGACCTTAGAGGTAAAAAAGCAAGAATCAAAGACAAGTCTTACGGAGGTAAAAAATAA
- a CDS encoding M1 family aminopeptidase, with amino-acid sequence MKKIFIAALFLGAIFNSNTIFAQTETSGRNPVYRATHTKVTELKHTKLKVNFDYQKEQMNGEEWLTASPYFYATNELTLDAKGMLIHEVALDKNGSRSPLKFDYKNDVLKITLDKTYQKNQDYTVYIKYTARPNEVKQEGSAAINDAKGLYFINAQGKDKDKPTQIWTQGETESSSAWFPTIDKSNQKTTQEIYMTVPDQYVTLSNGLLKDSKKESGNLRTDHWVMDKRHSTYLFFMGVGDFAVVKDKWRNIDVDYYVEKEYEPYAKQIFGLTPEMMEFYSKRLGYDYPWSKYAQITGRDYVSGAMENTTATLHQESAQQKPGDLIDENKWENTIAHELFHHWFGDLVTAESWSNLTVNESFANYSEYLWQEHKYGKDNADHHLMSDLSAYIHNPGLFKKDLVRFDYASREDVFDAITYNKGGGILHMLRNYLGDDAFFAGLTDYLKTNEYQNGEAHQLRLSFEKVSGKDLNWFFNQWYFGSGNPKLSYTSTYEPVKKQVTVIINQSQDTPFEFPLAIDVYDNGKPKRTNVWVDAKAKNTFTFDSSKTPDLININADGILLSEITETKTPEQNLLQFTNSREFLNRYRALSSIKEADAKNPVVIKLLAAALKDPFFRLREQALEQMDLSNADQAKALTAEVEKLASNDPKTLVQAAAISALTKTKNAKYASLYEKGMTAVSNAVKGASLAGIADLDPTKVAALADKIDLDKASEDLITKLLPIIVKNKIEKHMPAIGQSVTFYPFIKFQDPVLGKSAEEGYNWIMSSDNLKATEKVTKVLVQAKSQIPDNPQVKMMIVQMLKDGLAKKMEVLKANPNSPTIHQQVDAINKALEAYK; translated from the coding sequence ATGAAGAAAATATTCATTGCTGCACTTTTTCTGGGTGCTATATTTAATTCAAATACCATCTTTGCTCAAACGGAAACTTCTGGTAGAAATCCAGTTTACAGAGCAACACATACCAAAGTTACAGAGCTAAAACATACCAAACTGAAAGTCAATTTTGATTATCAGAAAGAACAGATGAATGGTGAAGAATGGCTGACCGCAAGTCCTTATTTCTATGCGACAAACGAATTGACACTTGACGCCAAAGGAATGCTGATCCACGAAGTGGCTTTGGACAAAAACGGCTCCAGGTCACCTTTGAAATTTGATTATAAAAATGATGTCCTGAAAATCACGCTGGATAAAACTTATCAAAAAAATCAGGATTACACGGTTTACATCAAATACACTGCTCGTCCGAATGAGGTAAAACAGGAAGGAAGCGCGGCTATCAATGATGCAAAAGGTCTTTATTTCATCAATGCACAAGGCAAGGACAAAGACAAGCCGACTCAAATCTGGACGCAAGGTGAAACCGAATCTTCATCTGCCTGGTTCCCAACCATCGATAAATCCAATCAAAAAACCACTCAGGAAATCTATATGACCGTTCCTGACCAATATGTGACACTTTCCAACGGACTTCTGAAAGATTCTAAAAAAGAATCTGGAAACCTTAGAACAGACCATTGGGTGATGGACAAAAGACATTCCACTTATCTTTTCTTTATGGGCGTGGGCGACTTCGCTGTAGTAAAGGATAAATGGAGAAACATCGACGTCGATTATTATGTGGAGAAAGAATATGAGCCTTACGCAAAACAAATTTTTGGATTGACGCCAGAGATGATGGAGTTCTATTCCAAAAGGTTGGGCTACGATTATCCTTGGTCCAAATATGCACAGATCACAGGTAGAGACTATGTTTCTGGCGCTATGGAAAACACGACCGCAACGCTTCATCAGGAATCGGCGCAGCAAAAACCGGGCGACCTCATCGATGAGAACAAATGGGAAAATACCATCGCGCACGAACTTTTCCACCACTGGTTTGGTGACTTGGTTACAGCTGAGAGTTGGAGCAATTTGACGGTCAATGAATCTTTCGCCAACTACTCAGAATATCTTTGGCAGGAGCATAAATATGGGAAAGACAATGCCGACCACCATTTGATGAGCGACCTTTCGGCCTACATTCACAATCCGGGTTTATTCAAAAAAGATCTGGTGAGATTTGATTATGCTTCCCGTGAAGATGTCTTCGATGCGATCACTTACAACAAAGGTGGCGGGATCCTTCATATGCTGAGAAATTACCTTGGAGACGACGCTTTCTTCGCTGGTTTGACAGATTATCTCAAAACCAACGAGTATCAAAATGGAGAAGCACATCAATTAAGATTATCCTTTGAGAAAGTGTCTGGGAAAGACCTGAACTGGTTCTTCAACCAATGGTATTTCGGTAGCGGAAATCCGAAGCTGAGCTACACATCTACCTACGAGCCTGTAAAAAAACAAGTGACGGTAATCATCAACCAATCTCAGGACACACCATTTGAATTTCCTCTTGCCATCGATGTTTATGACAACGGAAAACCAAAACGTACCAATGTTTGGGTTGATGCAAAGGCGAAGAATACCTTTACATTTGATTCCTCCAAAACGCCTGACCTTATCAACATCAATGCCGATGGAATCTTACTTTCCGAGATCACAGAAACCAAGACACCTGAGCAAAACTTATTACAGTTCACCAATTCTAGAGAATTCCTGAACAGATACAGAGCTTTATCATCCATCAAAGAAGCAGATGCTAAGAATCCGGTGGTCATCAAATTGTTGGCGGCGGCACTTAAAGACCCTTTCTTCCGATTGAGAGAGCAGGCTCTGGAACAGATGGACCTTTCCAATGCGGATCAGGCAAAGGCTTTGACAGCAGAAGTTGAAAAACTAGCTTCCAACGACCCGAAGACCTTGGTTCAGGCGGCTGCGATCTCGGCTTTGACAAAGACCAAAAATGCAAAATACGCTTCACTATATGAGAAAGGGATGACTGCGGTTTCTAATGCTGTGAAAGGTGCATCACTGGCAGGAATTGCTGACCTCGACCCAACAAAAGTAGCGGCTTTGGCAGACAAGATCGACCTAGACAAAGCTTCGGAAGACCTTATCACAAAATTGCTTCCGATCATCGTCAAAAACAAGATCGAGAAACATATGCCAGCTATCGGGCAATCTGTGACGTTCTACCCTTTCATCAAGTTCCAAGATCCTGTATTAGGAAAATCTGCTGAGGAAGGTTACAACTGGATCATGAGCTCCGACAACCTGAAAGCGACAGAGAAAGTGACGAAAGTTTTGGTTCAGGCCAAATCCCAGATCCCGGACAATCCACAAGTGAAGATGATGATCGTGCAAATGCTAAAAGATGGACTTGCCAAGAAAATGGAAGTCCTGAAAGCAAATCCAAACAGCCCGACCATCCACCAACAGGTAGATGCAATCAACAAAGCTTTGGAAGCTTATAAATAG
- the kbl gene encoding glycine C-acetyltransferase yields MISQKFLENITNELTNIENNGLYKKERIITSQQSAEIEVGGKRLLNFCANNYLGLSNNPEVMKASKDAIDSHGYGMSSVRFICGTQDIHKDLETKISKFLGMEDTILYAACFDANGGVFEPLFSDEDAIISDELNHASIIDGVRLCKSARYRYKNNNMEDLEAQLIAASEKNHRFKIIVTDGVFSMDGIVADLKGVCDLADKYDALVMVDDSHATGFIGKTGRGTHEANDVIGRVDIITSTLGKALGGALGGFTSGKKEIIDMLRQRSRPYLFSNSLAPGIVGAASKVLDMISEDTSLRDKVMENAEYFRKEMKAKGFDIPDGDAAIVPVMLYDAKLAQEMAEKLLSEGIYVIGFFYPVVPKGKARIRVQLSAAHSRENLDKAIAGFEKVGKELGVIS; encoded by the coding sequence ATGATATCACAAAAATTCCTCGAGAACATTACCAATGAGCTAACTAATATAGAAAACAACGGTCTTTACAAAAAAGAAAGAATCATCACTTCCCAGCAAAGTGCGGAGATAGAAGTCGGAGGCAAGCGACTACTGAACTTTTGTGCGAATAATTATCTGGGATTATCCAACAATCCAGAAGTGATGAAAGCTTCCAAAGATGCAATCGATTCTCACGGTTATGGGATGTCATCGGTTCGTTTTATCTGCGGAACTCAGGATATTCACAAAGATTTGGAAACTAAGATTTCCAAGTTCTTAGGAATGGAAGATACTATTCTTTACGCTGCTTGTTTTGACGCAAATGGCGGCGTTTTCGAGCCATTGTTTTCAGATGAAGATGCCATCATTTCGGATGAACTCAATCACGCCTCAATTATTGATGGTGTAAGATTATGTAAATCTGCTAGATACCGTTACAAAAACAACAATATGGAAGATTTGGAAGCCCAATTGATAGCGGCTTCCGAAAAAAATCACCGTTTCAAAATCATCGTAACAGATGGCGTTTTCTCAATGGACGGAATCGTTGCTGACTTAAAAGGTGTTTGTGATTTGGCAGACAAGTATGACGCTTTGGTAATGGTTGACGATTCCCACGCAACCGGATTCATTGGAAAAACCGGACGTGGAACGCACGAAGCAAATGATGTGATTGGAAGAGTCGATATCATTACTTCAACATTAGGAAAAGCGTTAGGTGGCGCTTTAGGCGGATTCACTTCAGGAAAAAAAGAAATCATCGATATGTTGAGACAACGCTCTCGCCCATATTTATTCTCAAATTCATTGGCACCCGGAATTGTAGGTGCCGCGTCCAAAGTTTTGGATATGATTTCCGAAGATACTTCGTTGAGAGACAAAGTAATGGAAAACGCCGAATACTTCCGAAAAGAAATGAAAGCCAAAGGTTTCGATATTCCGGACGGCGACGCGGCGATTGTTCCTGTGATGTTGTATGATGCAAAATTAGCTCAGGAAATGGCGGAAAAACTTTTATCAGAAGGCATTTATGTGATTGGATTCTTTTATCCGGTTGTACCAAAAGGCAAAGCAAGAATCAGAGTTCAATTGTCCGCAGCACATTCCAGAGAAAATCTTGACAAAGCGATTGCTGGCTTCGAGAAAGTAGGGAAGGAGCTAGGTGTAATTTCTTAA
- a CDS encoding FKBP-type peptidyl-prolyl cis-trans isomerase: MKKNFDMGVADLLFKRKKELAEKNLRSGQDYMVENGKRDSVTILPSGLQYEILVETEGPKPTAKSTVKCHYHGTTITSKVFDSSVKRGKPASFPLNRVIKGWTEGLQLMSVGSKFRFTIPPHLAYGEQEVSKEIGPNSTLVFDVELLEIK, translated from the coding sequence TTGAAAAAAAATTTTGATATGGGTGTAGCGGATTTGTTATTCAAAAGAAAAAAAGAACTGGCTGAAAAAAACCTAAGAAGTGGCCAGGATTATATGGTTGAAAACGGGAAAAGAGATAGTGTGACGATTTTGCCAAGTGGTTTGCAATATGAAATCCTGGTGGAAACGGAAGGCCCAAAACCGACAGCGAAAAGTACGGTGAAATGCCATTATCACGGAACTACGATTACGAGCAAAGTTTTTGACAGCTCTGTAAAGCGCGGAAAACCAGCCTCTTTTCCATTGAACAGAGTCATCAAAGGCTGGACAGAAGGTTTGCAATTGATGTCGGTTGGGAGTAAATTCAGATTTACTATTCCGCCACATTTGGCTTATGGTGAGCAGGAAGTGAGCAAAGAAATTGGACCAAATAGTACTTTGGTTTTTGATGTGGAACTGTTGGAAATCAAGTAG
- a CDS encoding cellulase family glycosylhydrolase, with protein sequence MKRLVFFSALLLSQFGTAQGFLKTQGQKIVDSKGENVYLKGLGLGGWMLQEGYMLKTDDFAGPQFKIKEKIVEVAGEDGKNEFYKAYLKNGITKKDIDSLAKWGFNSIRLPMHYDLYTLPIEKEKVKGENTWLEEGFVMTDNLLKWCEDNKIYLILDLHAAPGGQGNDANISDNDKSKPNLWESEENQKKTIALWKKLAERYKDKEWIAGYDMINEPNYGFTGKNPNGTDEMSNASLWKLQKDISDAIRQVDKNHIIILEGNGWGNNYNGLPKLWDDNLVLSFHKYWTTNAPESIQNIVDMRQKLDVPVWLGETGENSNVWFTELNQLLLKNNIGYAYWPMKKIDNIAGVTNVKITPDYQKLLNYWKNGGQKPTKEFARKTLMKIADNYKMENVEVKKDVIDAMFRQVNDESTKPYKKHVAPGRIFATDYDLGRFGSAYSDNDFQNVWVSTGNRTEWNSGNKMRNDGVDIYLCKDKITNKYFVGKTEKGEWLQYTVKSSATRKYKASIRYNNESSQASELVIKTEDGDDLGTIKLPPTGKGIWKTVSVNNVALVKGENKLRLYFEAGNANLNYFELN encoded by the coding sequence ATGAAGAGACTCGTATTTTTTTCTGCACTTTTATTGTCTCAATTCGGGACAGCTCAGGGGTTTTTAAAGACTCAAGGTCAGAAAATTGTAGATTCAAAAGGTGAGAATGTTTATTTGAAAGGCCTGGGATTGGGCGGCTGGATGCTTCAGGAAGGTTATATGCTGAAGACCGATGACTTTGCCGGACCTCAATTCAAAATCAAAGAAAAGATTGTAGAAGTCGCTGGTGAAGATGGCAAAAATGAATTTTACAAAGCCTATCTCAAAAATGGAATCACCAAAAAAGACATCGATTCCTTGGCAAAATGGGGATTCAATTCCATCAGATTGCCTATGCATTACGACCTTTATACGTTGCCCATCGAGAAAGAAAAAGTGAAAGGTGAAAATACTTGGCTGGAAGAAGGTTTTGTGATGACAGATAACTTGCTGAAATGGTGCGAGGACAACAAAATCTATTTAATATTAGACCTTCACGCTGCGCCAGGCGGACAAGGCAACGACGCGAATATCTCTGATAACGACAAATCTAAACCGAATCTTTGGGAAAGCGAGGAGAATCAGAAAAAGACCATCGCACTCTGGAAAAAACTGGCAGAACGCTACAAAGACAAAGAATGGATTGCGGGTTATGATATGATTAATGAACCAAATTATGGTTTCACTGGCAAGAACCCAAACGGAACCGATGAGATGTCCAATGCGTCGCTTTGGAAACTTCAAAAAGATATTTCGGACGCCATCAGACAAGTGGATAAAAATCACATTATTATCCTCGAAGGAAATGGCTGGGGAAATAATTATAATGGTCTGCCGAAACTTTGGGACGACAACTTGGTCTTGAGTTTTCACAAATACTGGACGACCAACGCACCAGAATCTATTCAGAATATTGTTGATATGCGTCAAAAGCTGGATGTTCCGGTTTGGTTGGGCGAAACTGGGGAAAATTCCAATGTTTGGTTTACGGAACTCAATCAGTTATTATTGAAAAACAACATCGGTTATGCTTATTGGCCGATGAAAAAGATTGATAATATTGCGGGCGTGACGAATGTGAAAATCACTCCAGATTATCAAAAATTATTGAACTATTGGAAAAACGGCGGACAAAAACCAACGAAGGAATTTGCTAGAAAAACCTTAATGAAAATAGCTGACAACTACAAAATGGAAAATGTGGAAGTCAAAAAAGATGTCATCGATGCGATGTTCCGACAAGTGAATGATGAAAGTACAAAACCTTACAAAAAACACGTTGCGCCGGGAAGAATCTTTGCGACAGACTATGATTTGGGAAGATTCGGAAGTGCTTATTCAGACAATGATTTCCAAAATGTTTGGGTGTCAACCGGCAATCGTACGGAATGGAACTCAGGAAACAAAATGAGGAATGACGGCGTTGATATTTACCTTTGCAAAGACAAAATCACCAACAAATATTTCGTTGGGAAAACCGAAAAAGGCGAGTGGCTTCAATATACTGTGAAAAGTTCTGCGACAAGAAAGTACAAAGCCAGTATTCGCTACAATAATGAATCCAGTCAAGCTTCTGAATTGGTCATTAAAACCGAAGATGGAGACGACTTGGGAACTATCAAACTACCGCCGACAGGCAAAGGAATCTGGAAGACGGTTTCTGTAAACAATGTAGCTCTCGTAAAAGGCGAAAACAAGTTAAGACTGTACTTCGAAGCTGGAAATGCCAACCTCAATTACTTCGAACTGAATTAA
- a CDS encoding transcriptional repressor: MNKEIENKLIHKNTKPTSMRILVYDFLSSQQVATSLSEIENHFENADRTTIYRTLKTFEEKGIVHSIQENTTTKYKLCHDDCDEKTHNDWHLHFYCKICKQTTCKEDISLPESMKTNFRIDEIRLFAKGICENCLEANFI, encoded by the coding sequence ATGAACAAAGAAATCGAAAACAAACTCATCCACAAAAATACCAAACCAACAAGTATGAGAATCTTGGTCTACGATTTTCTAAGCTCACAACAAGTCGCAACCTCCTTATCCGAAATCGAAAACCACTTCGAAAACGCCGACCGAACCACAATCTACCGAACCCTAAAAACCTTCGAAGAAAAAGGAATCGTCCACAGCATTCAGGAAAACACAACCACCAAATACAAATTGTGCCACGACGATTGCGACGAAAAAACGCACAATGACTGGCATCTCCATTTCTACTGCAAAATATGCAAACAAACCACCTGCAAAGAAGACATCTCGCTCCCCGAAAGTATGAAAACCAATTTCAGAATCGATGAAATCAGACTTTTCGCCAAAGGAATCTGCGAAAACTGCCTAGAAGCTAATTTTATTTAA
- a CDS encoding MGMT family protein, whose product MNDLFKQQVYEITKLIPKGRVSTYCALAKAVGYPNHSRHVGNAMGGCPADVPAHRVISSSGKLSVPAFRERLEKENVVVQDNWKIKDFKTLFWDPLKEL is encoded by the coding sequence ATGAACGACCTATTCAAACAACAGGTTTATGAGATTACGAAACTCATTCCAAAAGGAAGGGTTTCCACTTATTGCGCATTGGCAAAAGCGGTTGGTTATCCCAATCATTCCCGCCACGTTGGCAATGCAATGGGCGGTTGTCCGGCAGACGTCCCAGCACATCGCGTCATCAGCAGTTCGGGAAAATTATCGGTGCCAGCATTCCGGGAGCGTTTAGAAAAAGAAAATGTGGTCGTACAGGACAATTGGAAAATCAAGGATTTTAAAACACTTTTTTGGGACCCTTTGAAAGAATTATAA
- a CDS encoding M1 family aminopeptidase: MKRFYTLIIVFLAISSFFGQFHNIDRKGLIESEKSAASRSTLDVNVNPNTLNYDLQYVRLELDLDPTKQFVAGTVTSRFKMLANSNSIYFDLADNLAVSVVKYHGQNLTFQQLTTDEIKINFPAALTAQTTDSLSITYSGIPDSSSDAFVADYNNAGDPILATLSEPFGAKEWWPTKQSMNDKIEKLDIKITTPEQYTVGSNGKLMSEAILGNGKKLTYWQTNYPIPAYLFALGISNYTKLNSTITTTGSSFPFLNYLYPTSVNSDVQNNLNWTASCMQSFEDHFGLYPYRNEKYGHMQFNWGGGMEHATMTSMGGFSQDLIAHELAHQWFGDKLTCGAWNDIWLNEGFATMGEYVIYEKQLMTPSQFQNYLGSEMDYITSDPGGSIYIPDADLNFNRIFNGRLSYTKGGYALRMIKWMIGDDQFYAMLKAYQNNPAFAYNYVKTSDFQNFLSNYTGRDFTEFFNDWIYGEGYPTYQIRWTQNAVNNKLTFRVGQTRSSSTVSFFEMPLPIKVSGSGGQTAYFVLDHTSNNQYFTEDVSFPVTSVAFNYEKQIITKGSTVFRDNTLANTDFNKQKLEVYPNPAKSFIKISGLEKSAEYEIFSVDGKLIKKGTANPNSEINISTLVKGTYILKFSNQSIKIIKE, from the coding sequence ATGAAACGTTTTTATACTTTAATAATTGTTTTTTTAGCAATCAGTTCATTTTTTGGGCAATTCCATAATATTGATAGAAAGGGATTGATAGAGTCTGAAAAATCGGCAGCTTCCAGATCAACATTAGATGTGAATGTCAATCCAAATACTCTAAATTATGATTTGCAGTATGTGAGATTAGAATTGGATTTAGATCCTACGAAACAATTTGTTGCCGGCACGGTCACGTCTCGCTTCAAAATGTTAGCAAATTCAAATAGTATTTATTTTGATTTGGCAGATAACTTAGCAGTTTCAGTAGTTAAATATCATGGCCAAAATCTCACGTTTCAGCAATTAACTACGGACGAAATTAAAATTAATTTCCCAGCAGCTTTGACTGCGCAGACTACAGATTCGCTTTCAATTACTTACAGCGGAATTCCAGATTCCAGTTCAGATGCATTTGTTGCGGATTACAATAATGCTGGAGATCCTATCTTGGCAACATTGTCAGAGCCATTTGGAGCCAAGGAATGGTGGCCAACCAAACAGAGTATGAATGACAAAATAGAAAAGTTAGATATCAAAATTACAACGCCTGAACAGTACACAGTTGGATCCAATGGAAAATTGATGTCAGAAGCTATTTTAGGAAATGGTAAAAAACTCACATATTGGCAAACCAATTATCCAATTCCTGCCTATCTTTTTGCGTTAGGTATTTCCAACTATACTAAATTAAATTCTACAATTACAACCACAGGGAGTTCTTTTCCTTTCCTTAATTATCTGTATCCCACTTCGGTCAATAGCGACGTTCAAAATAATTTGAATTGGACAGCTAGCTGTATGCAGTCTTTTGAAGATCACTTTGGATTGTATCCTTACAGGAATGAGAAGTATGGTCATATGCAGTTTAATTGGGGAGGCGGAATGGAGCATGCTACGATGACTTCAATGGGTGGTTTTAGTCAGGATTTGATTGCCCACGAATTAGCACACCAATGGTTTGGAGATAAATTGACTTGTGGCGCCTGGAATGATATCTGGCTAAACGAAGGCTTTGCTACAATGGGCGAGTATGTGATCTATGAAAAACAATTGATGACACCATCTCAATTTCAAAATTATTTAGGCAGCGAGATGGATTACATCACTAGTGATCCTGGCGGAAGTATTTACATTCCGGATGCTGATCTTAATTTTAATAGAATCTTCAATGGCAGATTATCATACACAAAAGGTGGCTATGCTCTTCGGATGATAAAGTGGATGATTGGCGATGATCAATTTTATGCAATGCTGAAAGCTTATCAAAATAACCCAGCCTTTGCTTATAATTATGTCAAAACATCAGATTTTCAGAATTTTTTGAGTAATTACACGGGAAGAGATTTCACGGAATTTTTCAACGATTGGATCTATGGAGAAGGCTATCCAACTTATCAAATCAGATGGACTCAAAACGCGGTTAATAATAAACTGACTTTTCGGGTAGGACAAACCAGAAGTAGTTCCACCGTTAGCTTCTTTGAAATGCCTCTACCGATAAAGGTTTCTGGATCAGGTGGTCAAACTGCATATTTTGTATTGGATCATACCTCCAACAACCAATATTTTACAGAAGACGTTAGCTTCCCAGTTACAAGTGTAGCCTTTAATTACGAAAAGCAGATTATTACAAAAGGTTCGACTGTTTTTAGGGATAATACTCTTGCGAATACAGATTTCAATAAACAAAAACTCGAGGTTTATCCAAATCCAGCAAAATCCTTCATTAAAATTTCAGGCTTAGAAAAATCTGCAGAGTATGAAATTTTCTCTGTCGATGGAAAATTAATTAAAAAAGGAACAGCCAATCCAAACTCCGAAATCAATATTTCTACTTTGGTGAAAGGAACTTATATTTTGAAATTTAGTAATCAATCTATTAAAATCATTAAGGAATAA
- a CDS encoding heavy metal translocating P-type ATPase: MEECCGTKPKKEYNHEGHDHSDHDHSHSNSKLGLIISLVIFFSGLILDFWIEADWFTENVWLRFSWYFVSYVLVAFSVFKDAFQLAKSFDFFNEFSLMGIATIGAFAIGEFPEGVAVMLFYTIGEMFQESAVNKAKNNIKALLDVRPKEATVFRNDKWETIAPNEVKVGEKIQIKVGEKVPLDGILISEKGSLDTSALTGESKPSSIKKSETVLAGMLNLDQVIEVETTKLFENSSIVRILEMVQEASSRKAKTELFIRKFAKVYTPIVFVLALLITFIPYFFIDDYIFRDWLYRGLVFLVISCPCALVISIPLGYFGGIGASSRNGILFKGSNFLDLIANVTTVVMDKTGTLTKGVFKVQKVVTNDISESEFLSILSSVESHSTHPIAKAISQFHPSNQTPESVEEISGKGIKAVISQKQILAGNTQLLKSFNINYPSELDQIVETTVVLAIDNQYKGYVLISDEMKEDSELAIKNLKNAGVKTMMLSGDKDALTQNIAQKLGIDSAFGGLLPEGKVDKLQNLKNNPKEIVAFVGDGINDAPVLALSEVGIAMGGLGSDVAIETADVIIQTDQPSKISTAIKIGKATKKIVYQNIALAFGVKIIVLILGAGGLANMWEAVFADVGVALLAILNAVRIQNMKF; this comes from the coding sequence ATGGAAGAATGTTGCGGTACAAAACCAAAAAAAGAATACAACCACGAAGGTCACGACCACAGCGACCACGACCATTCGCACAGCAATTCCAAATTGGGATTAATTATAAGTCTAGTCATCTTTTTTTCTGGATTAATATTAGATTTTTGGATTGAGGCAGATTGGTTTACAGAAAATGTTTGGCTAAGATTCAGTTGGTATTTCGTGTCTTATGTTTTGGTGGCGTTTTCGGTGTTCAAAGATGCATTTCAATTGGCCAAAAGTTTTGATTTTTTCAATGAGTTTTCGTTGATGGGAATCGCAACAATTGGCGCTTTTGCAATCGGCGAATTTCCGGAAGGTGTTGCCGTGATGCTATTTTACACGATTGGCGAAATGTTTCAGGAATCCGCAGTTAACAAAGCCAAAAATAATATCAAAGCCTTATTGGATGTTCGTCCAAAAGAAGCGACAGTTTTTCGAAATGATAAATGGGAAACGATTGCACCTAATGAAGTGAAAGTCGGTGAAAAGATTCAAATTAAAGTTGGCGAAAAAGTGCCTTTGGATGGAATTTTAATCTCAGAAAAAGGAAGCCTCGACACATCAGCTTTGACGGGCGAAAGCAAACCTTCATCCATCAAAAAATCAGAAACTGTTCTTGCCGGAATGTTGAATCTTGACCAAGTCATAGAGGTCGAAACAACCAAATTATTTGAAAATAGTTCCATCGTCAGAATCTTGGAAATGGTTCAGGAAGCAAGTTCCAGAAAAGCAAAAACCGAATTATTCATCCGAAAATTTGCTAAGGTTTACACGCCGATTGTATTTGTTTTAGCATTATTAATAACATTTATTCCTTACTTTTTTATAGATGATTACATTTTCAGAGATTGGCTTTACCGAGGTTTGGTTTTCCTTGTGATTTCTTGTCCTTGTGCTTTGGTAATTTCCATTCCGTTAGGTTATTTCGGTGGAATAGGAGCGTCTTCCCGAAACGGAATTCTATTCAAAGGTTCCAATTTCCTGGATTTGATTGCAAACGTCACAACTGTTGTGATGGACAAAACTGGAACCTTGACGAAAGGTGTTTTCAAAGTTCAAAAAGTGGTAACCAATGATATTTCTGAATCCGAATTTCTATCAATTTTATCATCAGTCGAAAGTCATTCAACACATCCGATTGCAAAAGCGATTTCCCAATTTCATCCATCAAACCAAACGCCGGAATCTGTAGAAGAGATTTCTGGAAAAGGCATCAAAGCTGTCATTAGTCAAAAACAAATTCTTGCGGGAAACACTCAATTGCTGAAAAGTTTCAATATTAATTATCCTTCAGAATTAGACCAAATCGTGGAAACAACAGTTGTTTTGGCAATCGATAATCAATATAAAGGTTACGTTTTGATTTCGGATGAAATGAAAGAAGATTCAGAATTGGCAATTAAAAATCTGAAAAATGCTGGCGTCAAAACAATGATGCTAAGCGGAGACAAAGATGCATTGACTCAAAACATCGCCCAAAAATTAGGAATCGATTCCGCATTTGGTGGTTTACTTCCGGAGGGGAAAGTGGATAAATTACAAAACCTCAAAAATAATCCAAAGGAAATCGTTGCATTCGTAGGCGACGGAATCAATGATGCACCGGTTTTAGCCTTGAGCGAGGTTGGAATTGCAATGGGCGGATTGGGTTCAGATGTCGCGATTGAAACCGCCGACGTCATCATCCAAACCGACCAACCTTCGAAGATTTCGACAGCGATTAAAATCGGAAAAGCGACGAAGAAAATTGTTTATCAAAATATTGCTTTAGCTTTCGGAGTTAAAATAATTGTATTGATTTTAGGCGCTGGCGGATTGGCGAATATGTGGGAAGCGGTTTTCGCCGATGTTGGCGTTGCGTTGCTTGCAATCCTGAATGCAGTCCGAATTCAGAATATGAAATTTTAA